The sequence GGATCCTGAAACAACGTTGGGCGACTTTATTGAGAGCCTCGGTGAAAGAGCCGAAGCCCAGTTGAAAAAACCTAGCATGCGGACTGAAGAGAAGACCTTGTACCAGCGCTTCCCACCGCAGCTTGAAGAGCACACTAGGCCTAATCTGCGACTGAAGCTGCGAGACCTcgtggaagatggagaggaaaTCGCAGTTAGTGACCCAGCTTACACCATCGACTTCCGCTACCGCCTTACATTCAAATGAGGGCTCGCTGCTACACGTCACTACTCGGCAGGAGTAGGACACGGCAGAAAACAGAAGTGTCAGAACTCGATACGAAACTCTTGGAACTAAATAAACATCTTTCTCACGAGAATATCCATTGCTCAACGACTGTGGTATCCGGACCCTGGCCTCGTAAAGCCTAACTTTGACCGAAACTTTTGTAAATGTACAGCGCGAACGAAGCTCAAAGTTTAAAATCCAACGCCAGTGAAATgcaacaaaaagaagacagCACCAAGCCGAACCAACGTTCCGGCTTTACGCCATCAAGTCAGTCAGACCGCGCTTCCACCGAGCACATTTCAGCTTCAACACCTTCACGGACTCCAGGAACAAAACATCGCTTTCAAACTGCCCAGTGCTCTCCAcgttgaagatgaagtgGTCACGAATACGACCGAGTTTAACCTTGCCCTGGAACTCCTCGTGGCGCAGGCACTCTCGACTCACGGTGTCATTGAACGCATCCCGAACAACCGCCTTCATTTCGCCGGCGTGGCCCTCATATCCGCTTCCCTGAATCCGGGCCTCCTCAGCGGTAACTGGCTCCAGCCCGATGACGCCCTGAGGGAAACACTTGGCGAATTTCTTCGCATCTTCACCAAGGATAGGGCGCTCAATCTTGATATCCGGCATTAAACGGTAAGTTGCCGTAGCGACAGGAGAAAACTTGGCGTGGTCGGCGCCAATGCCCTTGATACAGTGCATTTCAAGGTCAATCTTTTGCCCAGGGCGCAATTTGGCGATAAGAATGTCCGGGTTGACAGGGCGAATAGCGCCCTCACCAGTGAAGAATTCCTCTTGCCGGCCGACTGGGGAGAACGTAATGTCTTTCGCATAGACATGGGCGTTGTGGTACAGCTTTCGCGGGTCGGTCTCGCCCTCGGCAGCCGCGGGGTTCTTTGTGCACTCCACGACCAAGTGCATGACGACGGTGTTGAAGTCGCTGGGTCCCGGAGGAGCAGgtccatcgtcatcttcggaGGGCTTGCGATACCAGTGCATCCAGTTGATACCCTCAACGGAGCCCTGAAGCGGGATCAAGCCGAGACGAGAGGCGAGGACCTCATCTTGGATGACTGACGTATTGTTTTGGACGAAGACGTATTCAATGGCAAGGGTGGGGATTTCAGCCACGAGAATGCGGCGGAAAGCGTTAGCAACGGCGGCGTCGAGTCCGATCAGTGAGAAGGAAGCTTCATATGGGTCATTGCGGTGAAACTCGACGTGGAAATTCTGTTTTATGCCAGTGTAAGGAGCAGTGCCGAGAAAGATTGGCTTGGTCGTTCAGTTTCATTTTGCTCGAAAATACCAGCACATACATCCTTGAATTTGTCAAGCGCCCAACTGTGTGATTCTCCCGGCCAGTGCCCCGGAAAGTCCGTGGAGGGGATGTTGGTGACGGTCTCTGCATTAATGCCGATGATCTGCCAGGCATTAGCAATTGTGTAGCAAACGGATTAGGTAATGTCTTACGCGACGGCGCTGCAGCTCCTCTTGCGATGGAATTAGTGGCGCCATGGTGAGCGATCTGGTGTGAAACTGGAGGGGATTTTAGAGGAGATCAATGACCTACGATAAGAATAATTTCTCGAAGTATTTTCTGTGCAGCCTGAGGCACCAAGCAAAGACCGCTGCATTCGAGCAGTGGGCAGGTCCGCGCACACCGCCTGCCCCCTTCCGCTTGAAGACCTACGGCGTTTAAATGGATGGATGATTGTGTAGCCTGACTGCCTCAGGCTGACACGAGCTAGTCCGGAAACGGCCTGGCCACCTTCTCTCCGATCGAGTGTCTCTGAGAAGCCCCGAGGCCAACCAGAAATCGCCTGATGACCGGGATAGCTGTCTCACGTGACTATCCAAATTGGAGCGcgacctcatcttcatcttcaacccGCAGGCCTCCCCTTCCCGCAGCGAGCCTAATCTCCACCCAGCCATCGAATGCGCCTGGACTGAGGACCAGCCGTCTCATCTTCCGATCCTCAGAAAATATCGTCAAGTATTTCCTCATGGCCGCCCCATTCGCTCGCCTCGCGGGCAATGCGCCCAAGAGACTCTGTCTCCGCCCCTCCACCTTGATCAACACATCTGTGCCCCGATCCCGCTCGATTGCGACCACTGTTCCTCGTCGCCACGCTGAGGCTGCCGGTTTCCAAGCCACAAGGCTAGTTCCGACCGACCCGACCTTTACGCACTTTGCCAACAAGGGCCCTATTGAGGATGAGCCTGCTGGACTGGAGTCTGCCGCCGAAGGCATCGACCGTAAAATCCGTCACTACACCGTCAACTTTGGTCCTCAGCATCCTGCGGCTCACGGTGTGCTTCGTTTGATTTTGGAGTTGAACGGAGAGGAGATTGTTCGCGCTGATCCCCACGTCGGTCTTCTCCATCGAGGTACCGAGAAGTTGATCGAGTACAAGACCTACATGCAAGCTCTACCCTACTTTGACCGACTGGACTACGTCTCGATGATGACCAACGAGCAAtgcttctccttggccgTCGAGAAGCTGCTGAACATTGATATTCCCGAGCGCGCGAAGTGGATCCGCACCTTGTTCGGCGAAATCACCCGTATCCTGAACCACCTGATGTCTGTTTTGTCACACGCCATGGACGTGGGTGCTTTGACTCCCTTCTTGTGGGGTTTCGAGGAGCGTGAGAAGTTGATGGTGAGTCCTCATGTCATATTTTTCCGCTTGATCAACCTTTTCCTAACGATCCGGTCTCTTAGGAATTCTACGAGCGTGTCTCAGGTGCTCGTCTTCACGCTGCCTATGTTCGCCCAGGTGGTGTCTCTCAGGATCTTCCCCTGGGTCTCCTTGACGATATTTACCAGTGGGCCACCCAGTTCGGTGACCGTATTGACGAGACCGAGGAGCTGCTCACGGACAACCGTATCTGGAAGGCGCGAACCCAGGGTGTCGGCGTCGTCAATGCTGCTGATGCTCTCAACATGAGTTTCACTGGTGTTATGCTTCGCGGCTCCGGTGTTCCCTGGGATATTCGCAAGTCCCAGCCCTATGATGCCTACGATCAGGTTGAATTCGATGTCCCTGTTGGTGTCAACGGTGACTGCTACGACCGTTACCTGTGCCGTATGGAGGAATTCCGCCAGTCTCTTCGCATCATTCACCAGTGCTTGAACAAGATGCCCGCCGGTCCCGTCCGTGTTGAAGATTACAAGATCATGCCCCCACCTCGTGCCGCCATGAAGGAGAACATGGAGGCTCTGATCCACCACTTCCTGCTCTTCACCAAGGGTTACTCTGTTCCCCCCGGAGAGACCTACTCCGCCATTGAAGCCCCCAAGGGAGAGATGGGTGTGTTCTTGGTCAGTGACGGTAGCGAGCGTCCGTACCGCTGCAAGATTCGCGCCCCCGGTTTCGCTCACTTGGGTGGTTTCGACCAGGTGTCTCGCGGTCACCTGCTGGCCGATGCGGTCGCCATTATTGGTAAGTTTTCTCGGGCTTGGCCTCATCTGTACGCGAAGATGCTAACATGCTTCCCAATCAGGTACCATGGATTTGGTGTTCGGTGAGGTTGACCGGTAAAAGCATCACGAATAGTGCGTGTCCGATCTTGAATGCCGGAACAACAAAATAAATACCAAAGCAAGGAAGATCTCGAACGCGGCTCCTCTCTTCTAGACGAACTTTACTACATGTCATCATGGGGGCTTAAAAAAGTTTAAGAGGAGTCTTCATGTCTTTCTCATGATCATTCTTTGACCCTTGATTCCTCACCCAGGTGTACCAACTCTCCCATTTCCTTGTCTGATGGCGTTGTGTCTGTTATGTCTCgtgcctcctcctcgtctctgATTTTGCCTTTTATATTCCATTAGGCCTCTGTGTATAGTGACAATCTATATTTCCAAACTCTTTTTCCCAGTCACCACCAACAAGCAATTGGATCCTCGTCAGCGCAAGAGTGCACGAGATTTCCTGGGCCAGGCGCTCATCCATTATTGGGGAACTCAATCAACTGGAAGGGGCCGTTTGGGCTTTGACGAATACGAGAAGATGTAAACGATGGACATTTCCATATCCCATACATTGAACATATGGACACTAGGCAGAGCTTGAAACAATCCCACGTAATTCATACCTACAAGTTTCTTGTATCAAAATATCGAATATGTACCTTCGAGTCACTCGATCCACCGCTTGGACCTCCACTACCTACACAGCAGACATGATGGATTTTGACACTGAACCCATTTTACTACCTTATACTTATCATCTAGTGTGGCTTATCAAGTGGACCCAATTGGAAAAGAGGTTGGATGCCAATGATAACTCCCGTTCGAACCTAGTTCTCTTAGGATTCTCTTCGCAATTCAGGAACTATCATTCCTAGATAGTGTGGTGGAATGGGGTATCGAGAGATGGTCACCTTTACTTTTTGAGTTGAGTCTACTATGTTGAAGACAGTAGTTTTTGGAATAGGGACAAAGGGGAGGGACAAAAAGAGGAGCCCATTTGATCTGAGATGGTTGGCTATTTCAAATACCATACACGAAATCCCTCTACTCGTCTCGAATTCGCTTGAGAACCTTGATTCTCGGCTGCATTTTAAGTTCAACCCACCATCCTCGCAACACGAGCTTTCTCATGAGATCCCTGACCCGAGCGTAGAGATCATAGATGGCTTCACCACCCATTGTGGACATGATGCGCTGCTCCACTTGACCGGTTGCGGGGACGCCTGGTTTCAAGATCGAAATGCCGGAGAAGCCCTCAATCACATCGGCAACTTGCCAGTGCGACGACGGAAGGGCGTGACGTAATTGAGTTTCGTCTGCGTCCTGGACCGTCGAGTCTACGGACGCCTCGACCACAATATAATCGAATGGTTCCCAAAAGTCCGCCCTGGACTTGgtgtcctcgtcttctgTCTTGTCGTAGACCCAGCCCATTGCGCCGGGTCGTTGGAGGAATCGCGTGACTCCAGTCTGACAGGCCAAGTTGCCGAGATAGACGGAAGCGCCGACGGTGGACGAGGAATGTTCGTCGTGATATTTGTGGAGAGCATGCAACGCATGTGCACCGGGGTAGTTCGCGGCCGACGCGGGCAGCAGTACCAGATTCGACAGCAGAAACGATGCCAGGGTCGACAGTATCAGCATTTGCGAAGCAACTCTCGAAAATATGGACCGAT comes from Penicillium oxalicum strain HP7-1 chromosome I, whole genome shotgun sequence and encodes:
- a CDS encoding NADH-ubiquinone oxidoreductase 49 kDa subunit, whose amino-acid sequence is MTGIAVSRDYPNWSATSSSSSTRRPPLPAASLISTQPSNAPGLRTSRLIFRSSENIVKYFLMAAPFARLAGNAPKRLCLRPSTLINTSVPRSRSIATTVPRRHAEAAGFQATRLVPTDPTFTHFANKGPIEDEPAGLESAAEGIDRKIRHYTVNFGPQHPAAHGVLRLILELNGEEIVRADPHVGLLHRGTEKLIEYKTYMQALPYFDRLDYVSMMTNEQCFSLAVEKLLNIDIPERAKWIRTLFGEITRILNHLMSVLSHAMDVGALTPFLWGFEEREKLMEFYERVSGARLHAAYVRPGGVSQDLPLGLLDDIYQWATQFGDRIDETEELLTDNRIWKARTQGVGVVNAADALNMSFTGVMLRGSGVPWDIRKSQPYDAYDQVEFDVPVGVNGDCYDRYLCRMEEFRQSLRIIHQCLNKMPAGPVRVEDYKIMPPPRAAMKENMEALIHHFLLFTKGYSVPPGETYSAIEAPKGEMGVFLVSDGSERPYRCKIRAPGFAHLGGFDQVSRGHLLADAVAIIGTMDLVFGEVDR
- a CDS encoding DNA-directed RNA polymerases I and III subunit RPAC1, translated to MAPLIPSQEELQRRRIIGINAETVTNIPSTDFPGHWPGESHSWALDKFKDNFHVEFHRNDPYEASFSLIGLDAAVANAFRRILVAEIPTLAIEYVFVQNNTSVIQDEVLASRLGLIPLQGSVEGINWMHWYRKPSEDDDGPAPPGPSDFNTVVMHLVVECTKNPAAAEGETDPRKLYHNAHVYAKDITFSPVGRQEEFFTGEGAIRPVNPDILIAKLRPGQKIDLEMHCIKGIGADHAKFSPVATATYRLMPDIKIERPILGEDAKKFAKCFPQGVIGLEPVTAEEARIQGSGYEGHAGEMKAVVRDAFNDTVSRECLRHEEFQGKVKLGRIRDHFIFNVESTGQFESDVLFLESVKVLKLKCARWKRGLTDLMA